The Mycolicibacterium mucogenicum DSM 44124 genomic sequence ACGCGGTGATCACGGGACGTCGCCGGGGCTGAATTCAGTTGGCCTGATACAGGATTCCGCGGGCGATGGCCTCGCGAATCTCGGGCAGCGCCGCCTCGGCGAGCGCGTCGGCGTCGACACCGTGATGCGCGGCGAGCAGCCCGATGAGCGTGCCCAACGGCACCTCGCCCCGGCAGCCGGCCAGCAGGGCGGTGAAGACCTCGTCCACCCCGAGGACCGCGCCCGGCCCGCCGGGACGACGGACGGCGCAGCCGATCTCCTGCCAGCCGTCCGGACCCGGCAGTGAATGCTGTTCCAGCAGTACCGGAGCGGTCGAGAGCCGGGCGGCCAGCAACGCCTCGTCCGAAGTGTCGCGCAGGTAGGCCCGACGGGCGAAGAACGCCTCCACCTCGACACCCGTGATGGGTTCGTCGGTGATCTCCTCGAGCATCTGTTCAGGCGCTTCACCCGGACGCGGCACGCGCAGCGAGATCAGCCCCATGCCGATCCCGGTGATGCCCTCGGCGTCGAACCAGTCCAGCCAGTCCGCGCCGCGCTGTGCGATCTGTTCCGCGGACTCGCCCGCGTCGGCCAGCCACAGCGACGCATAGCTGACCGGGTCGGCCAGTTCCCGTTGCACCACCCAGGCGTGCAGCCCGGTGCCGGCCAGCCAGTCCTGCACCCGGGCCCGCCAATCGTCATCCCGGACAATCCAATTGGCCATGATCTGGGCGGTGCCACCGGGCGTCAGGTAGTTGCCGACGTTCTCGATGATGGTGCGGCACAGCCCATCTCCGGCCACGCCCGAATCACGGTAGATGTAGTCCTGGGCACCCGCGCCCACCACGAACGGCGGGTTGGACACGATCAGGTCGAACCGCTCCCCCGCCACCGGCTCGAACAGGCTGCCGGCCCGCAGATCCCAGGACATCCCGTTGAGGCCCGCGGTGGCCCGCGCCAGCGTCAGTGCCCGCGGGTTGGTGTCGGTGGCCACGATGTCGGCGCAGTGCCGGTTCAGGTGCAGTGCCTGGATGCCGCAGCCGGTGCCCAGATCGAGCGCGCGTTGCACCGGGGTGCGAATCACGGCCCGGGCCAACGACATCGACGCGCCGCCGATGCCGAGCACATGCTCGCGCTCGACCGGCCCGCCGCGCAGGGCGGCATCCTGGTCGGAGACGACGAAATAATCGCGAATCCCGTCCGAATGCGGGCGGATGTCGAGGGCCGCCCGGACCGCGTCGTTCACCTCGAGCACGCCGGCCGCCGCCAGCTCGTCGAGGCCGGCCGACGGGAACGCCGCCTGCACCGCGTCCACCGGTTCGTCGGTGCCGAGCAGGAACAGGCGCACCAACGTGGCCAGTCGGCCGCCGTCTGCCGTCGCCCGCAGCGCCGGCCACCACACGCCGCGGCCCATCGCGGCGTTCGCGTCGTCGCCGAGCAGTTCGGCCACCCCGTCGGTGGTGTATCCGGCCGAGCGCAGATCAGCGCCGAGGGCTTCCACCAACAACGGGTCCAGTGCGGTCAAAACAGGGTTCCTTCGGGTTCGTTCTTCGCGGGCTCGATCAGTTCGGGGCCATTGTTGCGAATGCTGTTGACCAACTTGGACACCTCGCGGGTGACGATGCGGTCCAGGTCGCCGTGCCCGCGCAACAGCCCTTCGTCGATGGGCGCGTCGGGATCCAGCCAGCGGTTCCAATCGGCGGCGCTGATGGTCAGTGGCATGCGGTCGTGGATGTCGGCCAGTGGCCCGACCGACTCCGTCGTGATGATGGTGCAGCTGACGAGGGGAAGACTGTCTTTGGGCGCGCCGGCGGGCCGCCACGTCGTCCACAATCCGCCCATGAACAACAGCTCGTCGTCGGCGGCATGCATGTAGAACGGGGTTTTGG encodes the following:
- a CDS encoding DUF7059 domain-containing protein, encoding MTALDPLLVEALGADLRSAGYTTDGVAELLGDDANAAMGRGVWWPALRATADGGRLATLVRLFLLGTDEPVDAVQAAFPSAGLDELAAAGVLEVNDAVRAALDIRPHSDGIRDYFVVSDQDAALRGGPVEREHVLGIGGASMSLARAVIRTPVQRALDLGTGCGIQALHLNRHCADIVATDTNPRALTLARATAGLNGMSWDLRAGSLFEPVAGERFDLIVSNPPFVVGAGAQDYIYRDSGVAGDGLCRTIIENVGNYLTPGGTAQIMANWIVRDDDWRARVQDWLAGTGLHAWVVQRELADPVSYASLWLADAGESAEQIAQRGADWLDWFDAEGITGIGMGLISLRVPRPGEAPEQMLEEITDEPITGVEVEAFFARRAYLRDTSDEALLAARLSTAPVLLEQHSLPGPDGWQEIGCAVRRPGGPGAVLGVDEVFTALLAGCRGEVPLGTLIGLLAAHHGVDADALAEAALPEIREAIARGILYQAN